A genomic segment from Pangasianodon hypophthalmus isolate fPanHyp1 chromosome 25, fPanHyp1.pri, whole genome shotgun sequence encodes:
- the LOC113547588 gene encoding beta-1,3-galactosyltransferase 2, producing the protein MMACFIQSRFKICFLFLLLVVFIGLTSVHVSNITFRISKEWLPSIARQLHSFYFPTNIRSIGNQTLVKQPLFLHHNQTAGEQISNTTTSRLNATESTNQNATTNIPKTQPYHEAYPRNYRFILDEPDVCEKQKPFLVLMVPVAPQQLKARNAIRSTWGNESVVQGKIVTVLFMLGVTSEAEEAKQKEQLSLESQQYHDVIQSNFIDSYKNLTTKTMVIMDWLATHCPQASYAMKIDSDMFLNLENLMSLLLAPDTPKENYMTGMVMWNRPVVRNQWSKWYVPKEVYPEDVYPTYLLGMGYVFSNDLPEKLVNVSKDIKPFYIEDAYVGACLKKLGVSPSNPPDPSKFKAYHGGEYKRSEFARVITTILGSPEQLVTFWQDLKRPA; encoded by the coding sequence atGATGGCCTGCTTCATCCAGAGCAGGTTTAAAATCTGCTTCCTCTTCTTACTCTTGGTAGTCTTCATTGGGCTCACCTCTGTACACGTCTCCAACATCACCTTCAGAATATCCAAAGAGTGGCTCCCCAGTATTGCCAGACAGCTTCACTCTTTTTACTTCCCAACCAACATCCGAAGCATCGGCAATCAAACGCTGGTAAAGCAGCCTCTTTTTCTTCACCATAACCAAACGGCTGGAGAACAGATATCCAATACCACGACGAGCAGGCTTAATGCCACAGagtcgaccaatcagaatgcaacAACAAACATTCCAAAGACACAACCTTACCATGAAGCATATCCACGCAACTACCGTTTCATCCTAGATGAGCCGGATGTATGTGAGAAACAGAAGCCATTTTTGGTCCTCATGGTACCGGTGGCTCCTCAACAACTGAAGGCTCGCAACGCCATCCGGAGCACGTGGGGTAACGAGAGTGTTGTTCAAGGGAAAATCGTCACTGTCTTGTTCATGCTGGGTGTAACGAGCGAAGCAGAGGAGGCGAAACAGAAAGAGCAGTTGAGTTTGGAAAGCCAGCAGTACCATGACGTGATCCAGAGCAACTTCATAGACTCATACAAGAACCTGACCACAAAGACCATGGTGATCATGGACTGGCTGGCCACACACTGTCCTCAAGCATCCTACGCCATGAAGATAGACTCCGACATGTTCTTAAATCTGGAGAATCTCATGAGCTTGCTGCTGGCACCGGACACGCCCAAAGAAAATTACATGACCGGGATGGTTATGTGGAACCGGCCCGTCGTTCGAAACCAATGGTCCAAGTGGTACGTGCCGAAGGAAGTGTACCCGGAGGACGTCTACCCTACGTACCTGCTGGGGATGGGTTACGTCTTTTCCAATGATCTTCCAGAGAAGCTCGTCAATGTCTCGAAAGACATAAAGCCATTTTACATCGAGGACGCGTACGTGGGGGCATGTTTGAAAAAACTGGGCGTCTCACCTTCGAACCCTCCCGACCCATCCAAATTCAAGGCTTATCACGGTGGTGAATATAAGCGCAGCGAGTTCGCCAGGGTCATCACAACAATCCTTGGCTCCCCGGAGCAGCTAGTAACATTCTGGCAGGACCTAAAGAGGCCTGCATGA